One Oncorhynchus keta strain PuntledgeMale-10-30-2019 chromosome 23, Oket_V2, whole genome shotgun sequence DNA segment encodes these proteins:
- the LOC118401663 gene encoding uncharacterized protein LOC118401663, with protein sequence MVQCLVFTLLWVCAVALLSLGSTERVSQTTEPRFSRSTDPTAETVTLGPVETQSPDTHTHQSIEEEQEPLPSDPCQDDELDKRVYQRDSHGVMQLVQGEDYKNTCNLSDTPGEQAHCLIYPTNQLNCSWNFHGLPNDSQFYTSVFVCKKTERISSVDCVTEAIGGQGAQGGTGKADRVVGNVSAGCQGSVDNSATSVILTFNVSCSDVWGIYTHKYQIKDIDVLRPPPDINPAWVREGVLLVQWGLPSSRSRNRASCFHYQLQINDEVRDFKDGLTYNETNLDPTHSHDVKMRVRKSKTCRGSQHWSSWSNTTKVAPFEFPNQLNSLVVVGIALGIPMILLSLLLLIRLQRERLFPHIPGPPLKIKHLLERDDQFQFVPQALQPKFVEEITVVEEAKETPVNLAS encoded by the exons ATGGTGCAATGTCTGGTGTTCACACTGCTCTGGGTCTGTGCTGTGGCACTGCTTTCCCTTGGGAGTACAGAGAGAG TATCTCAAACGACTGAGCCAAGGTTCTCTAGGAGCACAGACCCGACGGCTGAGACAGTTACTTTAGGACCAGTTGAGACCCAAAgccctgatacacacacacatcagagcatAGAAGAAGAACAAGAACCACTTCCCTCAGACCCCTGTCAGGATGACGAGTTGGATAAG agggtgTACCAGAGGGATTCTCATGGTGTTATGCAGCTGGTTCAGGGAGAGGACTACAAAAACACTTGCAACCTATCAGACA CTCCAGGTGAACAGGCCCACTGTCTTATCTACCCTACCAATCAACTCAACTGCTCCTGGAATTTCCATGGTCTCCCTAACGACAGCCAATTCTACACCTCCGTCTT TGTGTGTAAGAAAACTGAGAGAATCTCCAGTGTGGACTGTGTCACTGAGGCCATAGGAGGCCAAGGAGCCCAGGGAGGGACTGGAAAGGCTGACCGTGTGGTTGGAAATGTGTCTGCTGGGTGCCAAGGCAGTGTGGACAACAGCGCCACCTCGGTGATCCTGACTTTCAACGTGTCATGCTCTGACGTGTGGGGCATCTACACCCATAAATACCAGATCAAAGATATTGATGTGCTGCGCCCGCCTCCCGACATCAACCCAGCCTGGGTCAGAGAGGGGGTTCTGCTGGTGCAGTGGGGTCTCCCATCCAGCCGGTCACGCAACAGAGCCAGCTGCTTCCACTACCAGCTACAGATCAATGACGAG GTAAGGGACTTTAAGGATGGACTGACATACAATGAGACCAACTTAGACCCCACACATTCACACGATGTGAAGATGAGGGTGAGGAAGAGTAAAACCTGCAGAGGATCTCAACACTGGAGCAGCTGGAGCAACACCACCA aggtgGCCCCGTTTGAATTTCCCAATCAGCTGAACTCTCTGGTGGTCGTTGGCATCGCTCTGGGAATACCCATGATCctcctgtctctgctgctgctgatTCGACTCCAGAG GGAACGTCTGTTTCCCCACATCCCTGGTCCCCCACTGAAGATTAAACACCTCTTGGAGAGAGACGACCAGTTTCAG TTTGTCCCTCAGGCCCTGCAGCCCAAATTTGTTGAGGAGATCACAGTGGTGGAGGAAGCTAAGGAAACACCTGTGAATTTGGCCAGTTAA